DNA sequence from the Sinorhizobium alkalisoli genome:
TGAGAAAGGCCTGGTAGGGCAGGATGAGAGCGCCGGCGAAGTAGTTCTGCAGCCCGATCCGACAGATCTCATAGGCCTCTTCGGTGCGGAAGCCGGCGCTACCCGCCACCCGGTCGATCTCCTCACGGCCATGAAGCTGGGCGAGCTGCAGCGCGAGCTGGAAGTCGCGCGTCGGCGCCGGCGCGTAAGGATTGAGCGTCAGGATGCGGGCACGCGGGTCGAAACGGCGGATCGCCTCGTCGCCGGCGGCACCGCGCACGACACGCACGCCATGCCGCTGCTCAAGATGATTGGCGAGGGCGGTGTGGCTGTCGCCCTCGCCGAGGCCGAGCTCGCCGGCCAGGTGCTCGGCGAGCAAATCGATCTCATGAATATAGTTGTCGACGAAGTGGAAGAAGTCGCGCACTTCCTCGTACGGGGTGGTCTCGACGACGGCGGCATCGCGGCCGATCGTGTCGTCGATGCTGGCAAGCTGTTCGCTGTTGCGGCGATAGGCCTGGTGGCACTTGACCAACGCATGGGCGAGGCCCGGCGCGTTCTGAACGACGAGTTTCAGTTCCTGCAGGCTCGACGAATAGGCCTCGAACAGGGGATCGTTCAAGGCCTCCGAAAGCGCCGACAGCAGCCGGTCGCCCTCGCCGGAGGAAAGCTCGGCAATATCGATCTGAAACTTCTCCGCAAGCGCCAGCAGCACGGCCGCCGAGACCGGCCGCTGGTTGTTTTCGATCTGATTGAGATAGCTCGTCGAGATGCCGATGCGTTCGGCGAACTGACCCTGCGTCGCGCGGTTTGCTTCCCGGAGTTCCCTGACCTTGCGGCCGATATAGAGCTTGCCGATCGCCATGTTTGCAATTTCGCAATCTTCGTTTCACATTTTTGTATACTTCACATTTGCACATGTTCGGCCGTTTCGCCACCGCGCCCCTGGCGCTATTGCGAAGGAGGTGAAGCCCCTGCACAATCAGCAAAAATCAGGAGGAGACGATGCGCGCGATACTCGAACAGGTGGAAGCCCGCCGGGCTCAGGCGCGCGCCGGTGGCGGCAAACGCCGCATCGAAGCGCAGCACGGCAAGGGCAAGCTGACCGCGCGCGAGCGCATCGAGGTGCTGCTCGACCAAGATTCCTTCGAAGAATACGACATGTATGTCACCCATCGCTGCGTCGACTTCGGCATGGCGGACCAGAAGATCGCGGGCGACGGCGTCGTCACCGGCTGGGGTACGATCAACGGGCGGCAGGTCTATGTCTTTTCCCAGGATTTCACTGTGCTTGGCGGCTCGCTTTCGGAAACGCACGCGCAGAAGATCTGCAAGATCATGGACATGGCCGTCCGCAACGGCGCGCCGGTGATCGGCCTCAACGATTCCGGCGGCGCCCGCATCCAGGAAGGCGTCGCATCGCTTGCCGGCTATGCCGAAGTGTTTCGCCGCAATGCCGAGGTTTCCGGCGTCATTCCGCAGATATCGGTGATCATGGGGCCGTGCGCCGGCGGCGCCGTCTATTCGCCGGCGATGACCGATTTCATCTTCATGGTGCGCGATAGTTCCTACATGTTCGTGACCGGCCCGGATGTGGTGAAGACGGTGACGAACGAGATCGTCACGGCGGAGGAACTTGGCGGCGCCCGCACGCATACGACCAAGTCCTCGGTCGCCGACGGCGCATTTGAGAACGACATCGAAGCGCTTGAAGAGGTCCGACGGCTTTTCGATTTCCTGCCGCTCAACAACCGAGAGAAGCCACCGGTCCGGCCCTTCCATGACGATCCGGCGCGCATCGAATTGCGGCTCGACAGCCTAATCCCGGAGAGCGCCGCCAAGCCCTATGACATGAAGGAGCTGATTTTCGCGGTGGCCGACGAGGGCGACTTCTTCGAATTGCAGCCGGAATTCGCCCGCAACATCATCACCGGCTTCATCCGGCTCGAAGGCCAGACGGTCGGCGTCGTCGCCAACCAGCCGATGGTGCTCGCCGGCTGCCTCGACATCGATTCCTCACGCAAGGCCGCCCGTTTCGTGCGCTTCTGCGACGCCTTCTCGATCCCGATCCTGACGCTCGTCGACGTACCCGGCTTCCTGCCCGGCACCGCCCAGGAATATGGCGGCGTCATCAAGCACGGCGCCAAGCTGCTTTTCGCCTACAGCCAGGCGACCGTGCCGATGGTGACGCTGATCACCCGCAAGGCCTATGGCGGCGCCTATGACGTCATGGCGTCGAAACACATCGGCGCCGACGTCAACTATGCCTGGCCGACCGCCGAGATCGCCGTGATGGGCGCCAAGGGTGCGACCGAGATCCTCTACCGCTCCGACCTCGGAGCCCCGGAGAAGATCGCCGCACGCACGAAGGAATACGAGGAGCGCTTCGCCAATCCCTTCGTCGCCGCCGAGCGCGGCTTCATCGACGAGGTGATCATGCCGCACTCCTCACGCCGCCGCATCGCCCGCGCCTTTGCATCGCTGCGCAACAAGCAGGTCGAGACGCGCTGGAAGAAGCACGACACGATCCCGCTTTGACGGAGCCCGCCATGAGGCCGGAACCGGAACCCGAGATGACGCCCGAGGCCGCCCGCCGTGACCACTGGCAGATGCTGCGGTACCTAGCCGTCAACTCCCTTTACGGCGCGCTCGTCGGCACCGCCGTCGCCGCTGCGCTGATCTGGCTGAACATCGGCGCGGTCGGCACACATATCGTCCGCTCGGCCAACCCCTTCCTGGCCGCGGCTATGGTGGTCGGCCCTTTTGCCCTTCTTTTCGCCGGCGCCGTGGCGGCATCTTCCATTGCGCTTCTACCCTACCGACGAAAGTTCAGGCGATGATGCGACAGAAAGGATTCAAAGAGAAACGCATGTTCAAGAAAATCCTCATCGCCAATCGTGGCGAAATCGCTTGCCGCATCATCCGCACCGCCGGGAGGCTCGGTATTGCGACTGTGGCCGTCTATTCGGATGCCGACCGCGATGCCATGCATGTGCGCATGGCGGACGAGGCCGTACATATCGGCCCGTCGCCCTCAAGCCAGTCCTATATCGTCATCGAAAAGATCCTTGAAGCGATCCGCATGACCGGGGCGG
Encoded proteins:
- a CDS encoding helix-turn-helix domain-containing protein; amino-acid sequence: MAIGKLYIGRKVRELREANRATQGQFAERIGISTSYLNQIENNQRPVSAAVLLALAEKFQIDIAELSSGEGDRLLSALSEALNDPLFEAYSSSLQELKLVVQNAPGLAHALVKCHQAYRRNSEQLASIDDTIGRDAAVVETTPYEEVRDFFHFVDNYIHEIDLLAEHLAGELGLGEGDSHTALANHLEQRHGVRVVRGAAGDEAIRRFDPRARILTLNPYAPAPTRDFQLALQLAQLHGREEIDRVAGSAGFRTEEAYEICRIGLQNYFAGALILPYQAFLKAARELRHDIELIAARFGASLEQVCHRLSTLQRPGQKGVPIFFARIDRAGNITKRHSAAKLQFARFGAACPLWNVHQAFETPGRIIRQLAETPDGVRYLCLATQITKGGGGYRAAHPRYALALGCEISYADAFVYADDMDLGNRAAFDPIGISCRICERTKCASRAVPPLKRKLIVDHDMRAALPYRLSEN
- a CDS encoding acyl-CoA carboxylase subunit beta is translated as MRAILEQVEARRAQARAGGGKRRIEAQHGKGKLTARERIEVLLDQDSFEEYDMYVTHRCVDFGMADQKIAGDGVVTGWGTINGRQVYVFSQDFTVLGGSLSETHAQKICKIMDMAVRNGAPVIGLNDSGGARIQEGVASLAGYAEVFRRNAEVSGVIPQISVIMGPCAGGAVYSPAMTDFIFMVRDSSYMFVTGPDVVKTVTNEIVTAEELGGARTHTTKSSVADGAFENDIEALEEVRRLFDFLPLNNREKPPVRPFHDDPARIELRLDSLIPESAAKPYDMKELIFAVADEGDFFELQPEFARNIITGFIRLEGQTVGVVANQPMVLAGCLDIDSSRKAARFVRFCDAFSIPILTLVDVPGFLPGTAQEYGGVIKHGAKLLFAYSQATVPMVTLITRKAYGGAYDVMASKHIGADVNYAWPTAEIAVMGAKGATEILYRSDLGAPEKIAARTKEYEERFANPFVAAERGFIDEVIMPHSSRRRIARAFASLRNKQVETRWKKHDTIPL